Proteins encoded within one genomic window of Candidatus Paceibacterota bacterium:
- a CDS encoding tyrosine-type recombinase/integrase, which translates to MRTDMTQRYRKFKRAWGMYYAYDNLTGNSVSLKTRVKAEAEQKLNAMNEAERQPGISLGLARVYINATDPKLATRTWQEVMDHIVEKKTGGSRARWELAIRDKNFDCLRKLKVAETRAEHFDRALAGGRVSTNMFLRRIHNHALGMEWLLKSVIPRMQWPRFVFKPKRAITAAEHAAIVARERNPERRDFYELLWHTGASQSDAACLTANDVDWERRTICYSRKKLKSRGAAISPALIRFGEEVAALLRRRPQSGPLFPYLRTVRPGDRATEFRQRCAGLDISGVTLHSYRYSWAERALKCGYPERFAQQALGHKSMAVHHAYSKRAEVTVPSLDDWEKKWKEDPAAVQQPKVVAVDFQAKPAAPETNQAQAPESAQAQAG; encoded by the coding sequence ATGAGAACGGATATGACTCAACGGTATCGGAAATTCAAACGCGCCTGGGGCATGTATTACGCGTATGACAACCTCACGGGCAACTCGGTCAGCCTCAAGACCCGCGTCAAGGCCGAGGCGGAACAGAAGCTCAACGCGATGAACGAGGCGGAGCGCCAGCCCGGCATCAGCCTCGGCCTGGCTCGCGTTTACATCAACGCCACGGACCCGAAGCTCGCCACCAGGACCTGGCAGGAGGTGATGGATCACATCGTCGAAAAGAAGACCGGCGGCAGCCGTGCGCGCTGGGAGTTGGCTATTCGAGACAAGAACTTCGACTGCCTCCGCAAGCTCAAGGTCGCTGAGACCCGGGCCGAGCACTTCGATCGCGCCCTGGCCGGCGGCAGAGTTTCAACCAACATGTTCCTGCGCCGCATTCACAACCACGCCCTTGGCATGGAGTGGCTCCTCAAATCCGTCATCCCGCGCATGCAATGGCCCCGATTCGTCTTCAAGCCGAAACGCGCCATCACCGCCGCCGAGCACGCCGCCATCGTGGCGCGCGAGCGTAACCCCGAACGCCGCGACTTCTACGAGCTGCTCTGGCACACCGGCGCCTCGCAATCGGACGCCGCCTGCCTGACGGCCAATGACGTTGACTGGGAGCGCCGCACCATTTGCTACTCGCGCAAGAAGCTCAAATCCCGCGGGGCCGCCATCAGTCCGGCGCTGATCCGGTTTGGCGAGGAGGTCGCCGCCCTTCTGCGGCGTCGCCCGCAGTCCGGCCCGCTCTTCCCCTACCTGCGCACGGTGCGACCGGGCGACCGGGCCACGGAGTTCAGGCAGCGCTGCGCGGGATTGGACATCAGCGGCGTGACGTTGCACTCGTACCGCTATTCGTGGGCCGAGCGTGCGCTTAAGTGCGGCTACCCCGAGCGTTTCGCGCAGCAGGCCCTGGGGCACAAGTCGATGGCGGTGCATCACGCCTACTCCAAACGCGCTGAAGTAACCGTGCCTTCGCTCGACGATTGGGAGAAGAAGTGGAAGGAAGACCCGGCCGCCGTGCAGCAGCCGAAAGTAGTAGCGGTGGACTTCCAAGCCAAACCCGCCGCCCCCGAAACGAATCAGGCCCAGGCGCCCGAAAGCGCCCAGGCCCAAGCCGGGTGA